From the genome of Brevibacterium sp. JSBI002, one region includes:
- the metX gene encoding homoserine O-acetyltransferase MetX has protein sequence MTTQSTSVERILGFGTDSGHTFGTVEIAYETFGTLNADRSNAILIEHALTGDTRVTEWWAGVVGPGKAIDTDKYFVVCANSLGGCSGTTGPQSSYDDGLAYGSRFPRVTIRDMARLEHNLAQILGIDSWVAVIGGSMGGARALEFALLDSRKVRKCAVIAAPAFCEADQIAWAMMQERAIELDADYYSGDYSAVGSFPSHGLGLARQIAHLTYRNDADLNERFSRRLRSEDYYEVTSYLDHQAKKLTARFDPHSYIVLTRALRDHDVRRGRSSDLTVALADACTDNLVVSVSSDRLFPPEQVGILAEALPGRVRHHIIDSPVGHDGFLTETEKISAVLADFLAD, from the coding sequence ATGACCACCCAGAGCACTTCCGTCGAACGGATCCTCGGCTTCGGTACGGACTCGGGACACACCTTCGGCACGGTCGAGATCGCCTATGAGACCTTCGGCACTCTCAACGCCGACCGGTCCAATGCGATCCTCATCGAGCATGCTCTGACCGGCGATACCCGCGTCACCGAATGGTGGGCGGGTGTCGTCGGACCCGGGAAAGCCATTGACACCGACAAGTACTTCGTGGTGTGTGCGAACTCGCTGGGAGGCTGCTCGGGAACGACCGGGCCGCAGTCGTCCTATGATGACGGCCTGGCCTACGGCTCCCGATTCCCTCGGGTGACAATCCGCGACATGGCGCGCCTGGAGCACAATCTCGCCCAGATCCTCGGCATCGACTCCTGGGTCGCCGTCATCGGCGGATCGATGGGAGGTGCGCGAGCGCTCGAGTTCGCTCTGTTGGACAGCCGGAAGGTCCGCAAATGCGCGGTCATCGCCGCACCGGCCTTCTGCGAAGCTGACCAGATCGCCTGGGCGATGATGCAGGAACGCGCGATCGAACTCGACGCCGACTACTATTCCGGAGACTATTCGGCCGTCGGCAGCTTCCCCAGTCATGGCCTCGGCCTGGCTCGGCAGATCGCGCACCTGACATATCGCAACGATGCCGACCTCAACGAACGCTTCTCCCGTCGGCTGCGTTCGGAGGACTACTACGAGGTGACCTCGTACCTGGACCATCAGGCCAAGAAGCTCACCGCCCGGTTCGACCCGCACAGCTACATTGTGCTCACACGTGCCCTGCGCGACCATGATGTGCGCCGAGGTCGCTCCTCTGACCTCACGGTCGCACTGGCCGACGCCTGTACCGACAACCTCGTGGTCTCCGTGTCCTCGGATCGGCTGTTCCCGCCGGAACAGGTGGGCATCCTCGCCGAGGCGCTGCCGGGGAGAGTGCGACACCACATCATCGACTCTCCGGTCGGTCACGACGGGTTCCTCACCGAGACAGAGAAGATCTCCGCGGTGCTCGCCGACTTCCTCGCCGACTGA